In Lujinxingia sediminis, a single genomic region encodes these proteins:
- the mrdA gene encoding penicillin-binding protein 2, translating into MALGDLPTRGRHGELAEYGARYGWTLAIVLVAFGIIALRLWQIQVIEGERYYRAATENIIRQVEVSAPRGRILDRYGVALAENRPSFDVYMVPHIFRRHADEEAYALLKRYMNLSEAELARIRGMVESNRGEVLLRRDVPRLEVARLEEDRLRLPGIEVRATAHRHYPLHHVGGHAVGFVAEVGRDELRNLRAYGYRSGDRVGRMGLESAFEEVLHGSPGLDRVVVDARGNRQGESQTRFLIGEYQRIEPVAGRDVVSTLDADLMVIIDEAMRRYAAGAVVAVDPRDGSVRGLYSKPHFNPNAWSGRLSAMEKMRSDNDPFKPMLDKSVNAYFPGSVYKIVGTWAALHDGIYEPHDEVDCPGYYHFGGRRWRCHKRGGHGDVDAYTSMALSCDVYFYKLAEEMGMDRMAEFARRFGFGERTGLPINHESAGRIPDTEWYRQYGPDGYTRGMDLNSVLGQGDTLTTPLQVAMAYAAIANGGDLYYPRMVEEIRNQSGDVVFAYEPRVRKKVGIDAESLEVLRRGLWMGVEDDIGTASRLRLDHAEVAGKTGTAQVAKLGAVRVANSDKEIRLRDHAWFAAYAPYDDPELVLVVFLEHAGHGGAEAAPVAMEIFDRYLTRKQGFDALEVRLGSAPLERAGEAP; encoded by the coding sequence ATGGCATTAGGCGACCTTCCAACTCGGGGGAGGCACGGAGAACTGGCGGAGTATGGCGCTCGCTATGGCTGGACACTGGCGATCGTGCTGGTGGCGTTTGGCATAATCGCGCTGCGCCTGTGGCAGATTCAGGTGATCGAGGGGGAGCGCTACTACCGGGCTGCCACCGAGAACATTATTCGTCAGGTGGAGGTGTCGGCACCGCGGGGTCGTATCCTGGATCGCTACGGTGTGGCTCTGGCCGAGAATCGCCCCTCGTTTGATGTGTATATGGTGCCGCATATCTTTCGGCGTCACGCTGACGAGGAGGCCTATGCGTTGCTCAAGCGTTACATGAACCTTTCGGAGGCGGAGCTCGCACGGATTCGCGGGATGGTCGAGTCGAATCGCGGTGAGGTGCTTCTACGGCGGGATGTCCCGCGCCTGGAGGTCGCGCGTCTGGAGGAGGACCGCTTGCGCCTTCCCGGCATTGAGGTTCGGGCGACGGCGCATCGGCACTATCCGCTGCACCATGTCGGGGGCCATGCGGTGGGGTTTGTGGCCGAGGTGGGCCGCGATGAGCTGCGGAATCTTCGAGCCTACGGCTACCGTTCCGGGGACCGAGTCGGTCGGATGGGGCTGGAGAGCGCCTTTGAAGAAGTACTTCATGGATCGCCGGGGTTGGACCGCGTGGTGGTCGACGCGCGGGGCAACCGCCAGGGGGAATCGCAGACGCGTTTTCTCATCGGGGAGTACCAGCGTATTGAGCCGGTGGCGGGTCGAGACGTTGTCTCGACGTTGGATGCTGACCTGATGGTTATCATCGATGAGGCGATGAGGCGATACGCAGCCGGGGCGGTGGTGGCGGTGGACCCGCGGGACGGCTCTGTGAGGGGGCTCTATAGCAAGCCTCACTTCAATCCAAACGCCTGGTCGGGACGGCTCTCGGCGATGGAGAAAATGCGCAGCGACAACGACCCCTTTAAACCGATGCTTGATAAAAGCGTGAACGCGTACTTCCCCGGCTCGGTCTATAAGATCGTGGGCACCTGGGCGGCACTGCACGACGGGATTTATGAGCCTCATGATGAGGTGGACTGCCCGGGATACTACCATTTTGGCGGTCGGCGGTGGCGCTGTCACAAGCGCGGGGGCCACGGGGATGTTGATGCTTACACGTCGATGGCGCTCTCCTGCGACGTCTACTTCTACAAGCTGGCCGAAGAGATGGGGATGGACCGAATGGCGGAGTTTGCTCGCCGTTTCGGGTTTGGGGAGCGCACGGGCTTGCCGATCAATCATGAGTCTGCCGGGCGGATTCCGGACACCGAGTGGTATCGGCAGTACGGACCGGACGGGTATACTCGAGGGATGGATTTGAACTCCGTGCTGGGGCAGGGCGACACGTTGACGACCCCGTTGCAGGTGGCGATGGCGTACGCCGCGATCGCCAACGGCGGTGACCTGTATTATCCGAGGATGGTGGAGGAGATTCGTAACCAGAGCGGTGATGTGGTCTTCGCTTATGAGCCCCGGGTGAGGAAGAAGGTGGGAATCGATGCGGAGTCGCTGGAGGTGCTGCGTCGTGGTCTGTGGATGGGGGTGGAGGACGACATTGGAACGGCCTCACGGCTTCGGCTGGATCATGCCGAGGTGGCCGGGAAAACGGGTACTGCGCAGGTCGCGAAGCTCGGAGCGGTGCGGGTTGCGAACAGTGATAAAGAGATTCGGCTTCGAGACCACGCCTGGTTTGCGGCGTATGCGCCCTATGATGATCCGGAGCTTGTGTTGGTGGTGTTTCTGGAGCACGCCGGGCACGGCGGAGCGGAGGCGGCACCGGTGGCGATGGAGATCTTTGATCGTTATCTGACGCGCAAGCAGGGCTTCGATGCGCTGGAAGTCAGGCTGGGAAGCGCTCCCCTGGAGCGGGCGGGGGAAGCGCCATGA
- a CDS encoding ABC transporter ATP-binding protein, whose amino-acid sequence MAEQAEATDDRENLLLPGEPRWEGGDGEPIIELVDVYKSFGDDHVLKGLSLKVMPGKITIIIGASGSGKSVLIKHMNGLLRPDKGTVRLFGQDVSKLGDQALDRLRKRVGTMFQNYALFDSLTVRENVAFALVEHGAMARAQAEELAETIIKDLDLGHALDQYPATLSGGMKKRVSLARAIVSNPEVVLFDEPTTGLDPVMMEFVDKLIEEITRKYALTSVLISHDLATIFRIADQVAVLAEGKIICVGRPEEIRESEDPRVQELIGGKAKSQIEVHASDGAEKAEMIVRMKGVHKGWESNQVLRGVDFEVPRGTLTTLIGGSGSGKSVMMKHLLGLLKADRGRVEVFGQDLSKLSEGDLRELRTKVGMLFQHAALFDSMSVRENVAFPLVERRVCSRKEAHERTDRLLEQLKLMEIADQVPVQISSGQQKRVSLARALVTEPELLIYDEPTTGQDPIMSLYVEEMIMEVQESFDVTSIVISHDMASAFRTADVIAMLHKGEIIACGPPQVIAAAEDERVRNFVYAADVAAQEREAAARRGGGG is encoded by the coding sequence GTGGCGGAGCAAGCTGAGGCGACAGACGATCGCGAGAATCTGCTCTTGCCCGGAGAGCCGCGGTGGGAAGGGGGGGATGGCGAGCCGATCATCGAGCTTGTCGATGTGTACAAGAGTTTTGGTGATGATCATGTCTTAAAGGGGCTGAGCCTGAAGGTGATGCCGGGGAAGATCACGATCATTATCGGGGCGTCGGGCTCGGGTAAGAGTGTGTTGATCAAGCATATGAACGGGTTGTTGAGGCCGGATAAGGGGACGGTGCGCCTCTTCGGTCAGGATGTCTCGAAGCTGGGGGATCAGGCGCTGGACCGGCTGCGTAAGCGGGTGGGGACGATGTTTCAGAATTACGCGCTCTTCGACTCGTTGACGGTGCGGGAGAACGTGGCGTTTGCGCTGGTGGAGCACGGGGCGATGGCCCGTGCGCAGGCCGAGGAGCTGGCCGAGACCATCATTAAGGACCTCGATCTGGGGCATGCCCTGGATCAGTATCCGGCGACACTGTCCGGGGGAATGAAGAAGAGGGTAAGTCTGGCTCGGGCGATTGTCTCGAACCCGGAGGTTGTGCTTTTTGATGAGCCTACGACCGGGCTTGATCCGGTGATGATGGAGTTTGTGGACAAGCTGATCGAGGAGATCACGCGCAAGTACGCGCTGACCAGTGTGTTGATCAGCCATGACCTGGCCACGATCTTTCGCATCGCCGACCAGGTTGCTGTATTGGCCGAGGGGAAGATCATTTGCGTGGGGCGACCGGAGGAGATTCGGGAGAGTGAGGACCCACGGGTTCAGGAGTTAATCGGGGGGAAGGCCAAGTCGCAGATCGAGGTGCATGCTTCTGACGGGGCGGAGAAGGCCGAGATGATCGTGCGCATGAAGGGGGTGCATAAGGGCTGGGAGAGCAATCAGGTGCTGCGCGGGGTTGATTTTGAGGTGCCCAGGGGCACGTTGACGACGCTGATCGGTGGGTCGGGCTCCGGGAAGAGCGTGATGATGAAGCACCTCTTGGGGTTGCTGAAGGCGGATCGGGGCAGGGTGGAGGTCTTTGGCCAGGATCTCTCGAAGCTCAGCGAAGGGGATTTGCGGGAGTTGCGCACGAAGGTAGGGATGCTTTTTCAGCATGCAGCGCTCTTTGACTCGATGAGCGTGCGGGAGAACGTGGCGTTTCCGTTGGTAGAGCGTCGGGTATGCAGTCGCAAGGAGGCCCACGAACGGACGGACAGGCTGCTGGAGCAGCTAAAGTTGATGGAGATCGCCGATCAGGTACCGGTGCAGATTTCCAGCGGTCAACAGAAACGGGTGAGTCTGGCACGTGCGCTGGTAACGGAGCCGGAGCTCTTGATTTACGATGAACCGACCACGGGGCAGGACCCGATCATGTCGCTCTATGTGGAGGAGATGATCATGGAGGTCCAGGAGAGCTTCGACGTGACGAGTATTGTGATCAGTCACGATATGGCGTCGGCGTTTCGTACGGCGGACGTGATTGCGATGCTGCATAAAGGGGAGATTATTGCCTGCGGGCCGCCTCAGGTCATTGCGGCCGCGGAGGACGAGCGGGTACGCAACTTCGTGTATGCCGCGGATGTAGCTGCGCAGGAGCGCGAGGCGGCGGCGCGGCGAGGAGGTGGGGGGTGA
- the rodA gene encoding rod shape-determining protein RodA, producing MRMGAKTGAAALVERIEWPLVIVVVLLAALGLLNLRNASLNSPASFHLAQAVWYMVGLGAITVVTVIHTRFFQRWAYVGFGAVVLLLVAVALFGTELNGSKRWLNFGAFLVQPSELLKLAVIVVTARFFNDRNKEGSHSLRELVVPTAIVLSGVFWVFNQPDLGTSLVILAIFGTMVLFEGVRWQSVVALAVAGVIALPFGYAFGLKEYQRDRVLSFMNLDADTHGQSWQVRQSMIAFGSGRVWGKGHEEGTQVQKGFVPEHENDFIAANWGEERGFVGMLLLLGLYFAFVAAALNVSRKARDRYGVLVGVGVAALFFWHTVVNLGMVTGMLPVVGLTLPMLSYGGSSLLTMMVAIGLLFNVSFHRPSYG from the coding sequence ATGAGAATGGGTGCTAAGACAGGTGCGGCAGCGCTGGTCGAGCGTATCGAGTGGCCGCTGGTGATCGTTGTGGTCCTGCTGGCGGCGTTGGGGCTCCTAAACCTGCGCAATGCGTCACTGAACTCACCGGCTTCGTTCCACCTTGCCCAGGCGGTCTGGTACATGGTGGGGCTCGGGGCGATCACGGTGGTTACGGTGATTCACACGCGATTTTTTCAGCGCTGGGCCTACGTGGGGTTCGGGGCGGTGGTGCTGCTTCTGGTGGCGGTGGCGCTCTTTGGCACGGAGCTCAACGGGTCGAAGCGTTGGCTGAACTTCGGGGCATTTCTGGTGCAGCCTTCGGAATTGTTGAAGCTGGCGGTGATCGTGGTGACCGCGCGTTTCTTCAACGATCGCAATAAGGAAGGGAGTCACTCGCTTCGAGAGCTTGTGGTGCCGACGGCGATTGTGCTCTCGGGGGTGTTCTGGGTGTTCAATCAGCCGGACCTGGGGACATCGCTGGTGATCCTGGCGATCTTCGGGACGATGGTGCTCTTTGAGGGGGTGCGCTGGCAGAGCGTTGTGGCTCTGGCGGTGGCCGGTGTGATTGCGCTTCCTTTCGGATATGCGTTTGGGTTGAAGGAGTATCAGCGCGATCGAGTGCTGTCGTTTATGAATCTCGACGCGGATACCCACGGGCAGTCATGGCAGGTTCGGCAGTCGATGATCGCGTTTGGTTCGGGGCGGGTATGGGGAAAGGGGCATGAAGAGGGCACCCAGGTTCAGAAGGGGTTTGTGCCGGAGCATGAGAACGACTTTATCGCTGCGAACTGGGGGGAGGAGCGTGGCTTTGTGGGGATGCTCCTCTTGCTCGGGTTGTACTTTGCGTTCGTTGCCGCGGCGCTCAATGTGTCTCGGAAAGCTCGGGATCGTTACGGGGTGCTCGTCGGGGTGGGGGTAGCGGCGCTCTTCTTCTGGCATACGGTGGTCAATCTGGGGATGGTGACCGGGATGTTGCCGGTAGTGGGGCTGACTCTGCCGATGCTCAGCTATGGGGGGAGCAGTCTGTTGACGATGATGGTGGCGATCGGGCTGCTCTTTAACGTGAGTTTTCACCGGCCGTCGTACGGCTAA
- a CDS encoding peptidylprolyl isomerase: MLDQMRRSTKSGFSYILVGLLIVVFAVFFGAPADGCRPSGSRALMASVDGTDIYTEDVNVIYNRYYGANRSTTLDDIYYEQQATALKAVLAIYLLADRAEDAGLRVSDEEFAEYITDGSRNVEFLSSYGRTGQFDGPFYERYVKFGLSVPLQRYEAFKRRELLARKYLAMLDMQVAVSPAEVEELHELRNTRINLEFVKFSQETLAGALDLSDEAIAEFVANNSARIATYFEEKRSEFETDERVRVRRIYITKPAEAAEDADALARYEQAKTRVTEQGEDFAAVATELSEDYARSQGGLMDWTTPENLDGAIATAIEGAEVGEVREVETDFARMLVKVEEREEAGVPALSEVQNEIAATLLREDLVDQRGAQMAQRLHARAQADNSSLEDALSAIQAEVAAEDEGSDEPGTEAALWNSLSVETTGMFNKEGQQIPAMFRAQLAGMNFGRSWNEIPKLGQDTKLLTESFNLTEDNALLPRVARVDSSLAVIRLTEREDAGELEADARTELSSELRAEKVSEFLGPWRFLFVNPLESAGHYVNAALEEGLENGTIKLYEKSSPAAEKVRDMITGDDPLADLVGAAN; encoded by the coding sequence ATGCTCGATCAAATGCGCCGCTCCACCAAAAGTGGCTTCTCTTACATCCTCGTCGGTCTCTTGATCGTCGTCTTCGCGGTCTTCTTCGGCGCCCCTGCCGACGGCTGCCGCCCCTCGGGCTCCCGCGCGCTGATGGCAAGCGTCGATGGCACCGACATCTACACCGAAGATGTCAACGTCATCTACAACCGCTACTACGGCGCCAACCGCTCCACGACCCTTGACGACATCTATTACGAGCAGCAGGCCACCGCGCTGAAAGCCGTCCTGGCGATCTACTTGCTTGCCGACCGCGCCGAAGACGCCGGCCTGCGCGTCAGCGACGAAGAGTTTGCCGAGTACATCACCGATGGCTCGCGCAACGTCGAGTTTCTCAGCAGCTACGGCCGCACCGGCCAGTTCGACGGCCCCTTCTACGAGCGCTACGTTAAATTTGGCCTCAGCGTTCCCCTTCAGCGCTATGAAGCATTCAAGCGCCGCGAGCTGCTTGCCCGCAAGTACCTGGCCATGCTGGACATGCAGGTCGCCGTCTCCCCGGCCGAGGTTGAAGAGCTCCATGAGCTGCGCAACACCCGCATCAACCTGGAGTTCGTGAAATTCTCCCAGGAGACTCTGGCCGGCGCCCTTGATCTCAGCGATGAAGCCATCGCCGAGTTCGTTGCCAACAACTCCGCGCGCATCGCCACCTACTTTGAAGAAAAGCGCAGCGAGTTTGAGACCGACGAGCGCGTTCGCGTCCGCCGCATCTACATCACCAAGCCGGCTGAGGCTGCCGAAGATGCCGACGCCCTGGCGCGCTATGAGCAGGCTAAGACTCGTGTCACCGAACAAGGCGAAGACTTCGCCGCTGTGGCCACCGAACTCTCCGAAGACTACGCCCGCAGCCAGGGCGGGCTGATGGACTGGACCACTCCGGAGAACCTCGACGGCGCCATCGCCACCGCGATCGAAGGAGCCGAAGTCGGCGAAGTGCGTGAAGTTGAAACCGACTTCGCACGCATGCTGGTAAAGGTCGAAGAACGTGAAGAGGCCGGCGTCCCCGCACTCAGCGAAGTGCAAAACGAGATTGCTGCCACCCTGCTTCGCGAAGATCTCGTCGACCAGCGCGGTGCTCAGATGGCTCAGCGCCTCCACGCCCGCGCCCAGGCTGACAACAGCTCACTCGAAGACGCCCTGTCCGCCATCCAGGCCGAAGTCGCCGCTGAAGACGAAGGTAGCGATGAGCCCGGCACCGAGGCCGCCCTCTGGAACAGCCTCTCGGTTGAGACCACCGGCATGTTCAACAAAGAGGGACAGCAGATTCCGGCCATGTTCCGCGCCCAACTCGCAGGCATGAACTTCGGCCGCAGCTGGAACGAAATCCCCAAACTTGGCCAGGACACCAAGCTCCTCACCGAGTCCTTCAACCTGACCGAAGACAACGCCCTTCTTCCCCGGGTGGCGCGTGTCGACAGCAGCCTGGCCGTCATCCGCCTCACAGAGCGCGAAGACGCCGGCGAGCTTGAAGCGGATGCGCGCACCGAGCTCTCTTCTGAGCTTCGTGCCGAAAAAGTCTCTGAGTTCCTCGGCCCCTGGCGCTTCCTCTTCGTCAACCCCCTGGAGAGCGCTGGCCACTATGTGAACGCCGCGCTTGAGGAAGGCCTGGAGAACGGCACCATCAAGCTCTACGAGAAGTCCAGCCCCGCCGCCGAAAAGGTCCGCGACATGATCACCGGCGATGATCCCCTGGCTGACCTCGTTGGTGCCGCGAACTAA
- the mreC gene encoding rod shape-determining protein MreC produces the protein MLLAWLEHHRRKVVAMALLLVPLVMFATSAGATPGKTVGAPARYAAVPMGWTQSKISGLIGVTGLFGGAGSSELREENEQLREEVDRLREENTRLIGVLQENGRLRELVGFRERHPEYNLIPARVIARDTSPFFRVLKVEIAADVKLEPRMPVVSAQGVVGQVHQVFEGYADVVIVSDPRSRIDVVSQRNRAQGVVEGLGHERDYQGRISYLSERDEVVVGDVMVTSGMGGIFPRELVVGTVGEVQESQRGLFQEAVISPSVDFSRLEEVFVIAGAE, from the coding sequence ATGTTGCTCGCATGGCTAGAACATCATCGTCGAAAGGTTGTGGCGATGGCGCTGCTGTTGGTGCCGCTGGTGATGTTCGCGACATCCGCGGGGGCGACACCCGGCAAGACTGTCGGGGCGCCAGCCCGCTATGCCGCGGTGCCGATGGGGTGGACTCAGTCGAAAATAAGCGGGTTGATCGGCGTTACGGGCCTCTTCGGTGGGGCCGGGTCGAGTGAACTTCGCGAGGAGAATGAGCAGCTTCGGGAGGAGGTCGATCGTCTGCGCGAAGAGAACACGCGGCTGATCGGTGTGCTTCAGGAGAACGGGCGGCTGCGCGAGCTCGTCGGGTTTCGTGAGCGCCATCCCGAATATAACCTGATTCCGGCGCGCGTGATTGCGCGCGATACGTCTCCGTTCTTCCGGGTCTTGAAGGTGGAGATCGCCGCTGATGTGAAGCTGGAGCCCCGGATGCCGGTGGTGAGCGCGCAGGGGGTTGTGGGGCAGGTGCACCAGGTCTTTGAGGGCTATGCTGATGTGGTGATCGTCTCGGATCCACGCAGTCGCATCGATGTCGTCAGCCAGCGCAACCGTGCGCAGGGAGTGGTCGAAGGGCTGGGACATGAGCGGGACTATCAGGGGCGGATCTCATATCTCTCGGAGCGCGACGAGGTGGTGGTGGGCGATGTGATGGTGACCAGCGGGATGGGCGGGATCTTTCCGCGAGAGCTGGTCGTGGGGACGGTCGGGGAAGTTCAAGAGTCGCAGCGGGGTCTGTTTCAAGAGGCGGTCATTTCGCCGTCTGTGGACTTCTCACGGCTTGAGGAAGTCTTTGTGATCGCCGGGGCGGAGTAG
- a CDS encoding nucleotide pyrophosphohydrolase: MKKTPPSLPDLQARVDAWINQWDEGYFSPLSNLARLTEELGELARAINHLHGDKPPKSTEGKGNPAEELADMLFVILALANSLDIDLDEALNQVFKKYDVRDAGRFTPRSP; this comes from the coding sequence ATGAAGAAAACTCCCCCATCACTCCCCGACTTACAAGCACGAGTTGACGCCTGGATCAACCAGTGGGACGAGGGCTACTTCAGCCCCCTCTCGAACCTCGCCAGGCTCACCGAAGAGCTCGGAGAACTCGCCCGCGCCATCAACCACCTCCATGGCGACAAGCCCCCCAAGTCCACCGAAGGCAAGGGAAACCCCGCCGAAGAGCTCGCTGACATGCTCTTTGTCATCCTGGCCCTGGCCAACTCCCTCGACATCGACCTCGACGAAGCCCTCAACCAGGTCTTTAAAAAATACGACGTTCGCGACGCCGGGCGTTTCACCCCGCGCTCTCCCTGA
- a CDS encoding aldehyde dehydrogenase family protein, whose amino-acid sequence MATSASSPASPQAIAAPANAPQLDERLATLHDNRHTWARLPLSEKIAMTRRLLERTVDVAPRQVEAALNAKRIPDGSPLAGEEWLGGPVVTARNLRLLIETLEDIDRHGKPQLKNGALRTRHDGQVIVDVFPLGTLDKLMYQGFTAEVWMQPEVTPSNLPDHTASFYDRDLPEGRVALVLGAGNVASIGPLDVVYKLFAEGQVCILKMNPVNDYLGPFIEEAFAEFIERGFLAMAYGGADVGAYLCHHPIVEDIHITGSDITHDAIVYGTGPEGDRRKANDEPLLTKRITSELGNVSPIIVTPGNWSDSELQFQAENVATQLANNGGFNCNAARVLITHKDWPQRETFLNTLRGVLSDIDKRVAYYPGAEQRFDTFINANDQAELFGPREDGILPWGLIPNVPADDTDNVCFTTESFCGVMCETSLDAASPSEFLKHATDFCNERLWGTLSASILIDPRTQRSEAAALEQAIAELRYGSVVVNHWPAVSYGLGVTPWGAFPGHTYQDIGSGIGVVHNTFLFDKPEKSVIRGPFKAFPRPPWFVTTKNTAKVAERLTRFELNPGLARFAGVLTQALRG is encoded by the coding sequence ATGGCCACATCCGCCTCCTCACCAGCTTCGCCCCAAGCCATCGCCGCTCCCGCAAACGCACCTCAGCTCGACGAGCGCCTGGCCACCCTGCACGACAACCGCCACACCTGGGCCCGACTCCCCTTAAGCGAAAAGATCGCGATGACTCGCCGCCTCCTTGAGCGCACCGTAGACGTCGCCCCCCGCCAGGTTGAAGCTGCACTGAACGCAAAACGCATCCCCGATGGCTCCCCACTGGCCGGCGAGGAGTGGCTTGGGGGCCCGGTTGTCACCGCACGCAACCTGCGTCTACTTATCGAAACCCTCGAAGACATCGACCGTCACGGAAAACCCCAACTCAAAAATGGCGCCCTGCGCACGCGCCACGATGGCCAGGTCATCGTCGACGTCTTCCCCCTGGGAACACTCGACAAGCTCATGTACCAGGGCTTCACCGCCGAAGTCTGGATGCAGCCCGAGGTTACTCCCTCCAACCTCCCTGACCACACCGCCAGCTTCTACGACCGCGACCTGCCCGAAGGGCGCGTCGCACTCGTCCTCGGTGCCGGAAACGTTGCCAGCATTGGCCCCCTGGATGTCGTCTACAAACTTTTCGCCGAGGGCCAGGTCTGCATCCTGAAGATGAACCCGGTCAACGACTACCTCGGCCCCTTCATCGAAGAGGCCTTCGCCGAGTTCATCGAGCGCGGCTTTCTCGCCATGGCCTATGGCGGTGCCGACGTCGGCGCTTACCTCTGCCACCACCCCATCGTCGAAGACATCCACATCACCGGCAGCGACATCACCCACGACGCCATCGTCTACGGCACCGGCCCCGAAGGCGACAGACGCAAAGCCAACGACGAGCCGCTACTCACCAAACGCATCACCAGTGAACTCGGGAACGTTAGCCCCATCATCGTCACCCCCGGCAACTGGTCCGACAGCGAGCTCCAATTCCAGGCCGAAAACGTCGCCACCCAGCTTGCCAACAACGGCGGATTCAACTGCAACGCCGCACGCGTCCTCATTACCCACAAGGACTGGCCCCAGCGCGAGACCTTTCTCAACACGCTCCGCGGCGTACTCAGCGACATCGACAAACGCGTCGCGTACTACCCCGGCGCCGAACAACGCTTTGACACCTTCATCAACGCCAACGACCAGGCCGAACTCTTCGGCCCCCGCGAAGACGGCATCCTCCCCTGGGGTCTCATACCCAACGTCCCGGCCGACGACACCGACAACGTTTGCTTCACCACCGAGTCCTTCTGCGGCGTGATGTGCGAGACCTCCCTCGACGCTGCCTCCCCCTCCGAGTTCCTCAAACACGCCACTGACTTCTGCAACGAGCGCCTCTGGGGCACCCTCAGCGCCTCCATCCTCATCGACCCTCGCACCCAGCGTTCAGAAGCTGCAGCCCTCGAACAGGCCATCGCCGAGCTGCGCTACGGAAGCGTTGTCGTCAACCACTGGCCTGCCGTCAGCTACGGCCTCGGCGTCACCCCCTGGGGCGCATTCCCCGGACACACCTACCAGGACATCGGCTCCGGCATCGGCGTCGTCCACAACACCTTCCTCTTCGACAAACCCGAGAAAAGTGTCATCCGTGGCCCCTTCAAGGCCTTCCCCAGGCCCCCCTGGTTCGTCACCACCAAAAACACCGCAAAAGTCGCCGAACGCCTCACCCGCTTCGAGCTCAACCCCGGTCTCGCCAGATTCGCCGGCGTCCTCACCCAGGCACTTCGCGGCTAA
- a CDS encoding Rieske (2Fe-2S) protein → MAGPVVEATRYVDVSDVEAVKEGEGTIVFVGVRRLALFRLGDEVHCIENRCPHAGGFLGLGRVEGCQVRCPRHDWAFDFTTGDCLSDPRYDVRRYPVRVEGGRVLVGVAE, encoded by the coding sequence GTGGCAGGACCGGTGGTAGAGGCGACGCGATATGTGGACGTGTCGGATGTCGAGGCGGTGAAGGAAGGGGAGGGGACGATTGTGTTTGTGGGCGTGAGGCGTCTGGCGCTCTTTCGGTTGGGGGATGAGGTGCACTGCATCGAGAATCGCTGCCCGCATGCCGGTGGGTTTCTGGGGCTGGGGCGGGTTGAGGGGTGCCAGGTGCGGTGTCCGAGGCATGACTGGGCGTTTGATTTTACCACGGGAGATTGCCTGAGCGACCCCCGCTACGACGTGCGTCGTTATCCGGTGCGTGTCGAGGGGGGCCGGGTGCTGGTGGGTGTTGCGGAGTAA
- a CDS encoding rod shape-determining protein, whose translation MFNKLLGLFSDDLAIDLGTANTLVYAKGKGIVCSEPSVVAVQRDARGGKRVKAVGRVAKEMLGRTPGSIVAIRPMKDGVIADFEITEAMLRYFMGRAHNRRKLYSPRVIICVPYGITEVEKRAVRESALQAGARDVYLIEEPMAAAIGAGLPIAEPSGNMIVDVGGGTTEVAVISLSGIVYSQSARVGGDKMDEAIIQHMKRKYNLLIGERTSEMIKCTIGTAYPTEDVMTMEVKGRDLVAGLPKTLEVNSDEIRDALQEPINAIVEAVRIALERTPPELSADIVDKGIVLAGGGALLKNLDILIREETGLPVLIADDPMSAVVLGSGQALDEMELLSEVADHSY comes from the coding sequence ATGTTCAACAAGCTCCTCGGCCTCTTCAGCGATGATCTGGCCATCGATCTGGGCACGGCCAATACCCTTGTGTATGCCAAGGGCAAGGGCATCGTATGCTCTGAGCCGTCGGTCGTGGCAGTGCAGCGCGATGCGCGTGGAGGAAAACGCGTTAAGGCGGTGGGGCGCGTTGCCAAAGAGATGCTCGGGCGCACGCCCGGTAGCATCGTAGCGATTCGCCCGATGAAAGATGGCGTGATTGCCGACTTTGAAATCACCGAGGCGATGCTGCGCTACTTTATGGGTAGGGCGCATAACCGTCGTAAGCTCTACTCCCCACGGGTTATCATCTGTGTGCCTTATGGCATCACCGAGGTGGAAAAGCGGGCGGTTCGGGAGTCGGCGCTGCAGGCTGGCGCTCGCGATGTGTATCTGATCGAGGAGCCGATGGCCGCCGCGATCGGGGCCGGGCTTCCGATTGCGGAACCCTCCGGCAATATGATCGTCGATGTGGGCGGGGGTACGACGGAGGTTGCTGTGATCAGCCTCTCCGGGATTGTGTATTCGCAGTCGGCGCGCGTCGGCGGTGATAAAATGGATGAGGCGATCATCCAGCATATGAAACGCAAATATAACCTGCTCATCGGTGAGCGGACCTCCGAGATGATCAAGTGCACCATCGGTACGGCCTACCCGACCGAGGATGTGATGACGATGGAGGTCAAAGGGCGCGATTTGGTAGCCGGGCTGCCCAAGACCCTGGAGGTCAATTCCGATGAGATCCGCGACGCGCTGCAAGAGCCGATCAATGCGATTGTAGAGGCTGTGCGCATCGCGCTGGAGCGCACGCCTCCTGAACTCAGTGCTGATATCGTCGATAAGGGGATTGTGCTTGCAGGTGGGGGTGCGCTGCTCAAGAATCTGGACATTCTCATCCGCGAGGAGACCGGTCTTCCGGTACTGATTGCCGACGATCCGATGTCGGCGGTGGTGCTTGGAAGTGGCCAGGCTCTCGATGAGATGGAGCTGCTCAGTGAGGTTGCCGACCACTCGTATTGA